The genomic interval TGTGGAGCGTATAACCCCTTTGCGACAAGTTACCTACTATTCAAGCACATGCTCTTATTGAGACAAATcgtttttaaaaagtgtaactCTCGTCAACTCTTTAAGAgcgtttttgttggttataaactggtttcggttttatataGGTTTCacaaactgtgtatttgttgttacagtttcaaataaaaccaaaaccagttgtATCGTATTTTTTAACGCaaaccgaaaccggtttttgaaactatcgaaacccctactggaggcggtttcatcggttcgttccatccgaaaactagttcacatttaaaaacaacatggcggGCAGTGCTCCAACACGTGTGTTAAaacttcttttatataaaacattcaaacgACCATCTgtggtatcattgttttgaagaagtTTATAAATAATGGCTACATGAAGTAGCACCGCCGGGTTGttgaaactgtacacaaaaccatgcatttgttatttcaagcaaaactatcaaaaccggttacgaaactgctgaaaccattaaaaccaaaactggaactggtttggtatcaacaaaaacgccctataTATAATACATCTCTTATCAGACGTCTGTCATAAATCTTGACTGTCAAACGTGGAGGGAAGGGAAGGTGAAATTCCGCTTGAGGGGTCATTCATTTAGATCACCaggtattattatttattaattattatacaaaAGCAGCCTTGgagttgttttaaacatgtcgCAAATCTGAGATCTAGTGGTATtctgattaaaaaaacaacatatgtaaACTGCGTATGATTAAACTGggatattttgaaacagttaAATACTGTTTTTCAATGTCGATCCTTTCTTAATCTTCTGTTCACTGTTATCAAAAGCGAATTCAAACTTTAGTGGCCACGAACTATTGACACAATCGTAATGAAACAGAGTGTTTCCTAAGTGAAATATGATAAGGTTTTGATCATGAGCTGTGTCAGAAACAAGTATATTAGGTCAAATTAGGTCAAATACTGACAAATTAGTTTAAATAAGGGTAACTGATGGCAAATTAGGTCAAATTAGGTTATAATAGGTCAAATTAGGTCAAAATAGGTGAAACTAGGTCAAATTATATAACAACATTGCTTCCATGTTTTGCTACCTTTCGTtaagattttgttaaaatgtttgcttttgATACTAAAACTCATGTAACTCAAAAACTAGATCGCTTGATCTGCACTGTAAATTCTACCTTTGGCCCGATCTCTCAAAAATATTTTGCGTTACCAAAAGTGTtgtatgtaaaataatgattttattatgaGCTATAATCGTAAATCCAGTAATTGATAAGCATTACTTTTGGGTGTAGTTTCCGACAATCAGGATGTCCGTCCTTTAGCGATAATTCGTATTCCGATTTGAGATGGAACTATGTATGATTATATTCTAAATATAACTATACATGGTTGGGTGATAAACTTAATAGCTTACGTTATAAGTAATAGTCGGTGGTAACAAAGGTGAAATGCATACAATTGCTCCTCGCTGACAGTAACGCGAACAACTCACTACTCGAATTTGTATAGCttatgctacgtttacactatgttcaCGGCAGCCCCGTTTCAGACCACCGTGGAGAAAACGGGATAAACGTGAGACAGCGCGGGGGAACGAGATATGCAAACATGACAGACCGTTATTGCCGTGCATGCCGGGCCAGAAAAAATTTGCCACGGCAGTCACGGTGTGGATGAGTAACGTAGTAGGTCGTAGTAAAACGGGGTAAACGCAATGACACGTGACAGTACGTGACAGTTCGTGACAATACGTAATAGGCCGTTACACAACCTATAAATCGTTCGTAGGGTGGCGGGAATCATATGTAAATCCCGGCATCTGAAGTTCCTTGCCAGTTTTGTCACGTTGTGCTTCGTTTTGTCACGGTTTTCACGGCAAGCTAGGGTGGACGATAGCCGTTTCGTTACGTTTCATTTGcggtgaaaacacaaaatcttcttcatcttgggaattcatgtttacttgtcGAAGTATTCTGATACAGTGATTGCTGTTGCttgggggattttttttataccgTGTACACAAACCTTGGACGAACCACTTTTTTGACCCTACGGCTTGTCACGGTTACCTTGATAAAACGTGAGGAAACTTAGCACAACCTAACAAAACCTGTTTATGGAGACAAAACTGGCTAAAATCCCACGGTGCAATACGTTTCGGGcaaacggggctgccgtggctaccgggaacatagtgtaaacgtagcattaCTTCTTGATTATTTAAAGTTTGAACCGGACTGTTACGGACGCCCCTGTGGTGACAACCAGGTCTGTGTACCGGGAGTCCTTGCGGACGGGAACAAGAATGGCTGCTCGTATGCGTGTCTAAACGTATCCAGTAAGAAATTTTGTGATCCTAAAATATGACTCAAAAGATATTCTTGCTTTTGAGAATTTCTAGAACGCAACGAAACTTTTGCCATACAGTTATAACTGCTTCCTCACGGAATtcatttgataatgataaaaatcgTGACGTAACTAAAAAagctttttaatttaaaattagatAACTTCGTATTTTTAAcgtttaaaacaatgtttatcgAACTTTGTTATAAGATATAACACAAATATGTGTAAAAAGCCATTTCAATGACACTAAGACTTGTACGTGCGAACTACTGTTTGCGTTTTTACGTTAAACACGTATGTGTAGAGTGCATATTATAAATTTAAGCCTATACAAATGCtgatatgtacatatttaatatcgaattatttattatatgcctcgATGTGATTTCGGCCAGTGGCATTGGATCAATTGTCGctaaaacttaaatttattgCAATACCACGTATAAAACTATGAAATGTTTAGAAATTTCTATTTATACTCCTTCGCAAgacagaaataaacaacaaaaatgtatatttaccaGGACCTGTATGTCCGCTTCCGGAATGCCTCAATGGTCCCCAGACGCCTGGCTCGAATAACACACTCAGTTGCAATGCATGGGAAACGAGAGGAGGGACAGCAACTTGCGGCAAAAAGTGGAGCGCCGTGGTTAAAAAGTGCAGACGTATGTTTAATGTACTTGATTGTTAATAATTACCAAAGGATTATATCTGACGGGTCCTAATTTTCTTCCACAACAAATATGTTTGACATTCTTTGTTTAGTTTTACTTATAATGTTGGTTGTtcagaaatgaacaaaataagcTGCTGTAAAAGAACCCGTGTCGATGCAAGAGTGTATTGTTTCAGTTCATAATTCAAAAGTAGGtcttttcattttatgtaaaagtatatatacaatgaCTGATGATATTATTTGTGTCTGTCTAGGTGGTCAAAAAGGTATACAAGTGCCTAAATAACTGCACTAACTGACCTCGTCACATTCCACTGGTTGATCAATTATAAAGCCGCGTCCAATGACCACACCGCCTCCATATTGTTAACCAAAAAAAAGCCGCTCTAATAGTGAGGCAGGGGATCAAACCTGCAGCCTATGATAAGACATTTATGAGTCTTACCACAAATCCGCCACCGTAAGCTGTCACTTTTCCGTTGCAGCCATTTTAAACCTCAAGTGTCACAACGAGACGGTTTGTGCACCAATAAACGCGGAGTGCCGTAGCGAGAGATGTGATTGCAGAACTGGCATGTCATATAACTACACTGACAACTTGTGCGTTCCAGGTAGGTGACTGTTTActtatgtttaatgtatattaatgtttaatggtttTGAGGACAGTTCTTATAGTCCAGGGagaataaaagaataaaaaaatggggaaataaatacacattgtATTTATCTTACGTTTTGCATTCACTTCAACAGCGTATTATATTATTGACCGTTCAagaaaaaatgctattgttttcCATACAGCTGTCCGTACCTAGTGTACGGAAAAAATCCGGTGTCCCACGCGTAGTTTAGCACCTCGTTAGTTTTTCAGGATGCCCCGAATCATgacaccaggccccaatatcacgaagatacttaagtcaaatctcaaactcagtctcaactcatgtCACCATATAACAgcataattttcttcaaaatcttccatgttttatactttttgaaaacgtattttcttatagaatttgttgataaaaatactttttcagtatttcgaaaaaaaaaactaattctagggcaaaaaatatacttaagtattttataaagattacaGAACTGTACTCATATACacttttggctgtagaatagaTTTCGCTTGGAATTTGACCAAAGGCTTTTTCAGcatattctatgatagaatgtgcttataaaactgtaaaaaacatatatgattttcaatatattttgatgttatgtGGTATAATGTGTTGAGACTAACtcaagtattttcgtgatattggggccaggggAAACATACTCCATTCCTTGCCGTCCTCAGCCGTCTTCGGCGAGTATTGGCACATGGATTGAATTGACACGAATATCTGTATAAACAGACATAACATGGTGGCTACGGTCTTTTACACGTTAATGcgattgatttttttcatattttaacagCTGTTAGTCAGCGTCCAGAGTGCTGTCAGTACCTAGTGAGCGGACCAGATAAAGTGCCTGACGCCCAGCTTAGTGCCTCGTCTGTTTACGATAACCGCCAGGACCATGATACAAAGGGAGCCAGACTCAATTCAATATTGCCGCATGGGCTGCATGGACACAGGACATATATCAGTATATACAGGTATGCACATGATGCATTCGGGCTTATATACGTAATAGGGAGGTGATTTTTGCAAGAATTAGGGTTCCTCTCTGTAAGTTATCAGACGCGGTTGAAGGGATATATGTTTCCAATTTCCAATggacaaatatatattgatatcttTTTAGATTGTGAGATAAGTGAATACTTATCCttaacacaattattttaacCTTAAGGTTGTAAAAATCGCTAGTTTTGATGACTGTCAATCGATAGAAAACCGATATAAATGTTAGGTTAACCAAAATATTAGCAAAACTAATCTGTTCATTTTGATTGTGATTGTTCGCCGGTTAGACGCAGAGGTTATTTCAGATCATCAAAGGAAACCGCTGTGCCACCAAATAACTACATAATCACGCATACCTGTCATAAGTTTAAACGATTAGAAACACAGGGTACACGTACAGCAGTATTACAGGGCAATGCCCAGATTACTGAAAAAGACATAGATCAACcgtatatgtacatataattttTCGACATGTCTCCTAAAGTGTCGCTTATGTCTTTCATTTGTTAGAACTTTTAAACTGATTTTGACCTTTATTCGAGTTATTACACCGTCTGTGCCAGACATGGTCAAGTCTGTGATGCTGTTGGGGCAACGCCAATATTTATCGAAACATTAGgaaaaaacatacaaatcaACCCTGTCTGCTTCTATATCACATCTACATTCGTCATGTTACCTTCAACACTCACCGGGCTACATGTATTACTGCATAAATCATTAAGACTCCTAAGAGTCAAGTCCTCTGGCCTAACTGCtcaattgaaattactacgcgatctacttggaACGTCAAATCTggcattgtaaaccgtccataaacACTCGAGAGTGTTTGGAAGGAGAATGACCGAGGTGATGAGATTGACAAGtattatgtattaaaaaattacatattccgattcatatttaaattagaCAGCCTCGCTCTTCGCAAAGATAAGGCGATCAATTAtaggtttttatttgttttataacataagATATGTCAATTCATTTCCATTCtttgaatgttttgtattttaaagctacattgaaatctgttttgtttttggatAATACCGTTTAATCCAATTTTTTTATCGCAAAGTTTGTTATAATTGACTTTAATTATGGAATTCGTGTTCTTTGTTTcggattttcaaaatatatctgaaTGGCATGTTTTGTCGCTAACATACATCTTAAATTTAAACAGAAGCCTCTCTTTGATGGCtagaaatactgtttttgttATTCTGGGGATATCAAGAACATTCTCAGGTTGTTGGAATTTGATATTGTGACCGATATAAAGCAATCGAATAGCGTAATTTATGCTTGCTGTGAGGTTGTGCtgatttaatatgtttcataatatttttagtttcactttttcaattcaatttgtttACCAGGTGCAGTTTAATGGTCTTAGTCATGTAGTAGGCGTTTCTCTACAAGGTCGACCGTTTAACACGGATCCGAACATTGCTGTTTACGAATGCTGCTACCATCGCGTAACCGCCTACAAGTTCCTCTACAGCTCGGCTTGTCAACATTTTACAACGGTCAAGGACACGAATGGTTCTGATATGGTAGTGTATTCTCCCAATTAAGAAAACTTTCATCTCATTACTATGAAGGAAAGAAATAAAAGcgtgttattatttataaaaatataacaagtttCAACATCTATCGGCCACCATTGACGGAAACAACACTATATTGCTTTGGCGTATTTGTTAATATCATCGTTAAATTTCCAAATTATTATGCAAGAGCAATGTTTACTCTTTGAAAATACTCCATATACACATGTCTCGACCTCATGTTTGACGCTATATCTTGTTGTCTATCAACGGTACTAGagcagtatgtgtataccatgtgataaattatgtaatatatgCTACGTCTGAAGGCAACAtcttgcttaaaatgaagacttcaaTCAAAGGTAACTTTTCTtctactacaccattttaaattaaacaaagggcagtctatgcctctAAGGAgacccgccttcgttttatttctagagtttgataaggtgattagtgtTATCaatcacttcgacaaacttgtttccacaataatgttttgacagttctCCATCAGACCGCAGTATTGAGAAAAGGTTTGTCGTAGTGTTTTAAGAAagtaaactctcaatcaaactctggtaatgACCGAAGGCGGgcctccgtaagcggcgtacaCTACgatatatgtttcatttgaaatggtgaagaaatagtgaagttatctttgtttaaaatcttcattcgaagcaaaatatcaccttccgatgtagcatttatgacgcaatttatcacgtagtatacacacactatagAGATAAGTATTGAAATAAGAAACGTGGAAGTTTTACGATTCGCTGAAAAGTTAAAATTTTGGACGTTTTGTGATGTCTATAAAAAGTCATTCAAAAGCCATTTAGATAATGGCAATGTGAAGTATTTCAcgatttaaattataaaaaaaatcattcttcGAATCATCGATACCAGGACGCAAATGAATAATTCTATATAAAATGACCGCTCTAAGTAAGTTGCAAAAATAGTAAGAAGAATCGGATATACTGAATACTATCGATAACACTGTTTTATCACCTGTTTTGaccatgaaataaaacacttcGCCGATTTCAACTgaagtaaagaaaaatattacaatattactgCCATAATTTGATCTGTACTGTAAGTTCggtcatttatttaacatgtgaGGGAACACTACGCAATACCTTTTCAACCTAAACACATTGTTATGGATAAAATTATTTACTCCcgaaa from Mya arenaria isolate MELC-2E11 chromosome 7, ASM2691426v1 carries:
- the LOC128241309 gene encoding neuropilin-1-like; protein product: MCNLSRDTLTDGIRQTGRRLLYTELDWFSSEPRFRPPWRKRDKRETARGNEICKHDRPLLPCMPGQKKFATAVTVWMSNVFEPDCYGRPCGDNQVCVPGVLADGNKNGCSYACLNVSRPVCPLPECLNGPQTPGSNNTLSCNAWETRGGTATCGKKWSAVVKKCRPILNLKCHNETVCAPINAECRSERCDCRTGMSYNYTDNLCVPAVSQRPECCQYLVSGPDKVPDAQLSASSVYDNRQDHDTKGARLNSILPHGLHGHRTYISIYRYAHDAFGLIYVQFNGLSHVVGVSLQGRPFNTDPNIAVYECCYHRVTAYKFLYSSACQHFTTVKDTNGSDMIFAGNTDQDTVVTAMLPKKVSALYVRINPVTWEGNIVLRFDILGCKVN